Proteins encoded in a region of the Roseateles sp. SL47 genome:
- a CDS encoding sterol desaturase family protein, with amino-acid sequence MHRVLLIAVPLFTLCMALEWWWSRRHGRDTHDLADSLSSLSQGLMSLAVAAVTPLFQTGLYAGALPHVALVPASVWSGWWGWAAAIVVYDFCDYWLHRVSHESAIFWAAHAVHHQSERFNLTTALRQESFYAVMGAPFFLPMALLGMPVHLYLGAGLFVLLYQFWIHTELIGKLGWLDRVISTPSNHRVHHAVNPGYLDKNYGAVLVIWDRMFGSFALETEPCVYGTVKPLHSWSPLRAIGQFYGELFRARAGHAALA; translated from the coding sequence ATGCATCGTGTCCTCCTGATCGCCGTCCCGCTGTTCACGCTCTGCATGGCCCTCGAGTGGTGGTGGAGCCGCCGGCACGGCCGCGACACTCACGACCTGGCGGACTCGCTGAGCAGCCTCAGCCAGGGCCTGATGAGCCTGGCGGTGGCTGCGGTGACACCACTCTTCCAGACTGGCCTCTATGCCGGCGCCCTGCCGCATGTCGCGCTGGTGCCGGCGTCCGTGTGGTCGGGCTGGTGGGGATGGGCCGCAGCGATCGTTGTCTACGACTTCTGCGATTACTGGCTGCATCGCGTCAGCCACGAGAGCGCGATCTTCTGGGCGGCTCACGCGGTGCACCATCAGAGCGAGCGCTTCAACCTGACAACGGCGCTGCGGCAGGAGAGCTTCTACGCGGTAATGGGCGCGCCCTTCTTCCTGCCGATGGCGCTGCTGGGGATGCCAGTCCATCTCTACCTGGGTGCGGGGCTGTTCGTGCTGCTGTACCAGTTCTGGATCCACACCGAGCTGATCGGTAAGCTGGGCTGGTTGGACCGCGTGATTTCGACGCCCTCCAACCACCGGGTGCATCACGCGGTGAATCCAGGCTATCTCGACAAGAACTACGGCGCGGTGCTGGTGATCTGGGACCGGATGTTCGGTAGCTTCGCCCTGGAGACTGAACCCTGCGTGTACGGGACGGTGAAGCCCCTGCACAGCTGGTCGCCGCTGCGTGCGATCGGCCAGTTCTACGGCGAGCTTTTTCGAGCGCGCGCGGGCCACGCCGCGCTGGCGTGA
- a CDS encoding MipA/OmpV family protein, producing the protein MDAPPAESTWSGGVSTRSWPSAPGSRARSDDVLPAFEYLAPSGAFVSTDLGVGWNLVPLLAGAESAKTWQAGARLWPQFGRPSRFTPQGIDRLGTRITSEAFVNVQATSWLLLQSGASWGSGRHHDGRQLELGLTSGIPIGDDLIGLTLAATTANAAHLRSSYGVGPREALASGVPEWRPRAGMMDWSIALNGEHKFSSRWSVSGQWLNARLVGDAAHSPLTTAKSQQTFSASLWYRF; encoded by the coding sequence ATGGACGCCCCCCCGGCTGAATCGACCTGGTCGGGCGGTGTCTCCACGCGCAGTTGGCCGTCCGCGCCGGGCAGCCGTGCCCGGAGCGACGACGTGTTGCCCGCGTTCGAATACCTCGCGCCCAGCGGTGCCTTCGTCTCCACGGACCTGGGCGTGGGCTGGAATCTCGTTCCTCTTCTGGCCGGCGCCGAGTCCGCCAAGACCTGGCAAGCGGGTGCACGCCTGTGGCCGCAGTTCGGGCGCCCCTCGCGCTTCACACCACAAGGCATCGACCGGCTCGGCACGCGCATCACCTCCGAGGCCTTTGTCAATGTACAGGCGACGTCCTGGCTGCTGCTGCAATCGGGCGCGTCCTGGGGCAGCGGGCGACATCACGACGGCCGGCAGCTGGAGCTCGGGCTGACTTCGGGCATTCCCATCGGCGACGACCTGATCGGCCTGACGCTCGCAGCGACCACCGCCAACGCCGCCCACTTGCGCAGCAGCTATGGCGTCGGTCCGCGTGAGGCCCTCGCCAGCGGCGTGCCCGAATGGCGGCCTCGCGCCGGAATGATGGACTGGAGCATCGCGCTCAACGGCGAGCACAAGTTTTCCTCGCGCTGGTCGGTCAGCGGCCAGTGGCTCAACGCCCGGTTGGTCGGCGATGCGGCGCATTCGCCGCTGACCACCGCCAAGTCGCAGCAGACCTTCAGCGCCAGCCTCTGGTACCGGTTCTGA